CTCCTGCATCTTCCTTTGTTGCAATTTGAGCTTCCACATTGGTTGATGTGTTCTGATCCACACTTTCGGTTGTCGCCGGTTTCTCTCCAGTGGTTTTTTGCTCCTCTTCCAACTGTGAACCCTTAATCTTATCAGTGGAGCTCTCTTTTTCATTTGCTACTTCAACCTTCACACTCTCATCAGGTTTAATTTCTGCACTTTCTTTCCCAACTTGTTCAGCAGCTCCAGGTTGTTCTTGAGGTTTATTGTCTCCTCCAGGAACCAGTTCCTGAGCTTCTTTGCTTTCAGGCCTTGATTCAGAACTTCCAATCTCTATCACTTCTACTGCTTCTGATTCCTTGACAAGTAAAACCTCTACTTGCTCTGTTTTCTCCACTGTTTCAATCGATGGCTGAAGGGTATCGTCTATTTTCGGCTGCCCCTCAGGTTGCTTCTCAACAACCTCTGCTGGTTTCTGCACTTCAACAGCTTCACTCACTGGTTGAACCTCTGGTTTGTTTTCAGCGCTGACAGCAGCAAAAGATGCTTCTGTGACATCTACAATCTTTGGTTCATCTTCTCCTTGTTTCTCAACAGGATCGATAGCTGGCTGCTTCTCTACAACCTCGATTGGTTGTACGAATTCATTTGCTGGCTGCTCCTCCTGTGGGGACTTCGAACTATCAGCTGCAACTGGTGGTTCGATGACATCCCCAATCTTTGATGCCTCTTCTGGTTGTCTCTCAACAGGGGCAATATCCGGTTGCTTCTCAGCGACCTCAACTTGTGGTATTGATTCACTTGCTGGTTGCGCCTCTGGTTGGCACTTCAAACTATCAGCCACAGCAGGTAGTTCACTGACATCCTCCACTGCCTTTTCTGGTTCTTTCTCAACAGTCATAGCTGAGGGTTTGCCCTCCCCGGGTTGCTTCTCATCCGGTTGGTGTTCAGCACTATCAGCTACAACTGATGGTTCAGTGACATCCCCCATCTTTGGTGCTGCTTCTGTTACTTCCTCAACAGCCTCAGTTGCTGGTTCCACCTCTCGTTGCTTCTCAACCACCTCAACTGCTGGTTGCTCGGGAGGTTGAGTTCCAACAGATTCACTCTCTGATTTCTCCTGCGGTTGGTTTTTATCACTTTCAGCTACAACCGCAAGCTCGACAACATCCTCCATCTTCGGTGCCTCCTCTGGTTGTTCCTCAGCAGCCGGTTTATCTCCAAACGGGTCATCCAATGCAGGAGTATGATAATGATCATCATCTGTTTTATTTACCTCTTTGGTTAAAGATGGCACAACCTGTTTATCCTCCATCTTCGGTGCCTCCTCTGGTTGTTCCTCAGCGGCCGGTTTATCTTCAACCGGGTCATCCAATGCAGGAGTATGATAATGATCATCATCTGTTTTATATACCTCTTTGGTTAAAGATGGCTCAACCTGTTTATCCTCCATCTTCGGTGCCTTTTTTGGTTGTTCCTCCGCAGCCTGAGTTTCTGGTTTATCTCCAACCGGGGCATCCATTGCAGGAGTATGATCATCACCATGATCATCATCTGTTTTATTTACCTCTTTGGTTAGAGATGGCTCAACCTGTTTATCCTCCATCTTTTCTTCCATTGCAGATGATGAAGGAGCAGGATGACTAGGCAAATCCTCCTGTTGAATGTCGTTTACCTTCTCAATTTGCTGCTGCAGTGATGGCAAAGTTAATCAGCATCAAACTAGGAGTAAAGTAGAAGAGAGGTATCCATGTCCATTAAAGTGTAAAGCAACATAAACCTGACTGGAAGACGGGGGGGAGTGGAACTGGAATCTAAAGTGAACCAGATACAAGCAACTATGGAACAGTAACcaaagagaataataca
This window of the Diospyros lotus cultivar Yz01 chromosome 5, ASM1463336v1, whole genome shotgun sequence genome carries:
- the LOC127802485 gene encoding uncharacterized protein LOC127802485 isoform X1, with the protein product MATKSTVVSDHSSAPEQQIEKVNDIQQEDLPSHPAPSSSAMEEKMEDKQVEPSLTKEVNKTDDDHGDDHTPAMDAPVGDKPETQAAEEQPKKAPKMEDKQVEPSLTKEVYKTDDDHYHTPALDDPVEDKPAAEEQPEEAPKMEDKQVVPSLTKEVNKTDDDHYHTPALDDPFGDKPAAEEQPEEAPKMEDVVELAVVAESDKNQPQEKSESESVGTQPPEQPAVEVVEKQREVEPATEAVEEVTEAAPKMGDVTEPSVVADSAEHQPDEKQPGEGKPSAMTVEKEPEKAVEDVSELPAVADSLKCQPEAQPASESIPQVEVAEKQPDIAPVERQPEEASKIGDVIEPPVAADSSKSPQEEQPANEFVQPIEVVEKQPAIDPVEKQGEDEPKIVDVTEASFAAVSAENKPEVQPVSEAVEVQKPAEVVEKQPEGQPKIDDTLQPSIETVEKTEQVEVLLVKESEAVEVIEIGSSESRPESKEAQELVPGGDNKPQEQPGAAEQVGKESAEIKPDESVKVEVANEKESSTDKIKGSQLEEEQKTTGEKPATTESVDQNTSTNVEAQIATKEDAGENPPTVVTENANIDDRERELSIVEGFPKEDVKESGKIELESEGSNVKAEEENEETKVMNEPKTIIVEDVSSTIASTEVAEKSLEEEKTSTDTELVAENGKESIENETVTSVDKNREMEAEADEVSATDVEEQFEEPQKSGTEVKGEETAQTEEANLEKEKEAGETLKPDAPTAELTKNGDDSKNSEEPPKEEITEKPSSKQSNSIMAKVKQSLVKAKKAIIGKSPNSKTVSSETKGDSKNK
- the LOC127802485 gene encoding uncharacterized protein LOC127802485 isoform X3 — protein: MEEKMEDKQVEPSLTKEVNKTDDDHGDDHTPAMDAPVGDKPETQAAEEQPKKAPKMEDKQVEPSLTKEVYKTDDDHYHTPALDDPVEDKPAAEEQPEEAPKMEDKQVVPSLTKEVNKTDDDHYHTPALDDPFGDKPAAEEQPEEAPKMEDVVELAVVAESDKNQPQEKSESESVGTQPPEQPAVEVVEKQREVEPATEAVEEVTEAAPKMGDVTEPSVVADSAEHQPDEKQPGEGKPSAMTVEKEPEKAVEDVSELPAVADSLKCQPEAQPASESIPQVEVAEKQPDIAPVERQPEEASKIGDVIEPPVAADSSKSPQEEQPANEFVQPIEVVEKQPAIDPVEKQGEDEPKIVDVTEASFAAVSAENKPEVQPVSEAVEVQKPAEVVEKQPEGQPKIDDTLQPSIETVEKTEQVEVLLVKESEAVEVIEIGSSESRPESKEAQELVPGGDNKPQEQPGAAEQVGKESAEIKPDESVKVEVANEKESSTDKIKGSQLEEEQKTTGEKPATTESVDQNTSTNVEAQIATKEDAGENPPTVVTENANIDDRERELSIVEGFPKEDVKESGKIELESEGSNVKAEEENEETKVMNEPKTIIVEDVSSTIASTEVAEKSLEEEKTSTDTELVAENGKESIENETVTSVDKNREMEAEADEVSATDVEEQFEEPQKSGTEVKGEETAQTEEANLEKEKEAGETLKPDAPTAELTKNGDDSKNSEEPPKEEITEKPSSKQSNSIMAKVKQSLVKAKKAIIGKSPNSKTVSSETKGDSKNK
- the LOC127802485 gene encoding uncharacterized protein LOC127802485 isoform X2; protein product: MATKSTVVSDHSSAPEQIEKVNDIQQEDLPSHPAPSSSAMEEKMEDKQVEPSLTKEVNKTDDDHGDDHTPAMDAPVGDKPETQAAEEQPKKAPKMEDKQVEPSLTKEVYKTDDDHYHTPALDDPVEDKPAAEEQPEEAPKMEDKQVVPSLTKEVNKTDDDHYHTPALDDPFGDKPAAEEQPEEAPKMEDVVELAVVAESDKNQPQEKSESESVGTQPPEQPAVEVVEKQREVEPATEAVEEVTEAAPKMGDVTEPSVVADSAEHQPDEKQPGEGKPSAMTVEKEPEKAVEDVSELPAVADSLKCQPEAQPASESIPQVEVAEKQPDIAPVERQPEEASKIGDVIEPPVAADSSKSPQEEQPANEFVQPIEVVEKQPAIDPVEKQGEDEPKIVDVTEASFAAVSAENKPEVQPVSEAVEVQKPAEVVEKQPEGQPKIDDTLQPSIETVEKTEQVEVLLVKESEAVEVIEIGSSESRPESKEAQELVPGGDNKPQEQPGAAEQVGKESAEIKPDESVKVEVANEKESSTDKIKGSQLEEEQKTTGEKPATTESVDQNTSTNVEAQIATKEDAGENPPTVVTENANIDDRERELSIVEGFPKEDVKESGKIELESEGSNVKAEEENEETKVMNEPKTIIVEDVSSTIASTEVAEKSLEEEKTSTDTELVAENGKESIENETVTSVDKNREMEAEADEVSATDVEEQFEEPQKSGTEVKGEETAQTEEANLEKEKEAGETLKPDAPTAELTKNGDDSKNSEEPPKEEITEKPSSKQSNSIMAKVKQSLVKAKKAIIGKSPNSKTVSSETKGDSKNK